Proteins encoded together in one Triticum dicoccoides isolate Atlit2015 ecotype Zavitan chromosome 7B, WEW_v2.0, whole genome shotgun sequence window:
- the LOC119340602 gene encoding uncharacterized protein LOC119340602: MAIRAADGRTTLPLASRVKTSKGWRRATLAKRAPTSTSTAAPSRASSRGTTVSRRRHPCTAAAVLIPEEEDAVTAMRFEKEDEQKNPIEDLVKNKVTWLLLSTNLLKL; encoded by the exons ATGGCAATCCGCGCGGCGGACGGGAGGACCACTTTGCCGTTAGCTTCCCGCGTAAAAACTTCAAAGGGGTGGCGACGTGCGACCCTCGCAAAGCGCGCGCCCACCAGTACGTCGACGGCAGCTCCTTCCCGCGCATCGTCTCGAGGGACGACGGTGTCACGGCGACGACATCCTTGCACAGCGGCGGCCGTGTTAATCCCGGAGGAGGAGGACGCCGTCACGGCCATGAG ATTTGAGAAAGAAGATGAACAGAAGAATCCAATAGAAGATTTGGTGAAGAACAAG GTTACTTGGCTTCTTCTTTCAACCAATCTGttaaaattatag